A genome region from Nitrospira sp. includes the following:
- the ybeY gene encoding rRNA maturation RNase YbeY yields the protein MRLRRCHLRLGALKKLALQVLQAVGDAEALLSLEIVGDVRMQRLNRTFRHRDKTTDVLAFATREGPGPSSSLLGDVVISLPQAIRQARRHEQGVDHELAVLLIHGVLHLCGYDHERSEAEAQRMTRREKAVLRAIAPVPRLLVPRGSDRV from the coding sequence ATGCGGCTGAGGAGGTGCCACCTCCGTCTCGGGGCACTCAAAAAACTCGCCCTGCAGGTATTGCAAGCCGTCGGCGACGCCGAGGCGCTGTTGAGTCTTGAGATCGTCGGCGACGTACGGATGCAGCGCCTAAATCGAACCTTCCGTCATCGTGACAAGACAACGGATGTGCTGGCGTTCGCGACCAGGGAAGGCCCTGGGCCATCCTCATCTCTGCTGGGCGACGTCGTCATTTCTCTCCCGCAAGCCATTCGCCAGGCGCGTCGGCATGAGCAGGGTGTTGACCACGAGTTAGCCGTGCTGCTGATTCATGGTGTGCTCCACTTGTGCGGGTATGACCACGAGCGCAGCGAGGCGGAGGCGCAGCGCATGACTCGGCGTGAAAAGGCCGTGCTGCGAGCCATCGCTCCTGTTCCACGGCTATTGGTGCCGCGCGGATCGGATCGGGTATGA
- a CDS encoding lipid-A-disaccharide synthase N-terminal domain-containing protein yields MTLDTIWLIIGFLGQGIFFMRWVVQWIASERHAESRVPTAFWYMSMIGGLITLAYAIYRQDPVFIAGQSIGSIVYLRNLMLIHRPNHTDSGTASPATKS; encoded by the coding sequence ATGACACTCGACACCATCTGGCTGATTATCGGATTCCTAGGGCAGGGAATCTTCTTTATGCGCTGGGTCGTCCAGTGGATCGCCTCCGAGCGCCATGCGGAAAGTCGCGTGCCGACCGCCTTCTGGTACATGAGTATGATCGGCGGGCTGATTACACTCGCCTATGCGATCTATCGGCAGGATCCTGTCTTCATCGCCGGGCAAAGCATCGGCAGTATCGTCTATCTCCGCAACCTCATGCTGATTCACCGTCCCAACCACACCGACTCCGGCACGGCATCCCCGGCGACCAAATCCTAA
- the ftsY gene encoding signal recognition particle-docking protein FtsY, protein MGWFQKLSAGLSKTRDAVTGQLDRLLGRAADPALLDELEVALISADLGMPVVERVMGQLRAQMRGGNFSSADKVRDLLRQSVLQILLPTQSASMEQLVAQGPRPFVILAVGVNGVGKTTTVAKLTQRFRQQGKKPLLVAGDTFRAAAIDQLQVWADRIEVDVIRHRPGADPAAVAYDGITAAKARGSDVVLIDTAGRLHTKTNLMDELRKIKRIVAQECQGAPHEVLLVLDATVGQNAIAQARQFHEAVGVTGIALTKLDGTARGGIVVAIADTFKIPVRLIGVGESVEDLQDFDAKAFVDALF, encoded by the coding sequence GTGGGTTGGTTTCAGAAACTAAGTGCGGGGCTCTCCAAAACACGGGATGCGGTCACGGGACAGCTGGATCGACTCCTGGGGCGGGCGGCTGATCCGGCGCTGCTGGATGAGCTGGAGGTGGCTCTGATCAGTGCAGACCTGGGTATGCCGGTCGTGGAACGTGTGATGGGGCAGCTGCGGGCCCAGATGCGGGGCGGTAATTTCTCCTCGGCCGATAAAGTGCGAGATCTCCTGCGACAATCTGTGCTGCAGATTCTTCTTCCGACACAATCCGCTTCGATGGAGCAACTAGTGGCACAGGGGCCGCGCCCCTTTGTGATTCTGGCTGTGGGAGTCAACGGGGTCGGCAAGACGACGACGGTGGCCAAGTTGACCCAACGATTTCGTCAACAGGGGAAAAAACCATTGCTCGTGGCCGGCGACACCTTCCGGGCGGCCGCGATTGATCAATTGCAGGTGTGGGCGGACCGCATCGAGGTCGATGTCATTCGCCATCGCCCGGGCGCGGATCCCGCTGCGGTCGCCTATGACGGGATAACGGCTGCGAAAGCGCGTGGTTCAGATGTCGTGTTGATCGATACGGCTGGGCGGCTGCATACCAAAACAAACCTGATGGACGAGTTGCGAAAGATCAAGCGTATCGTTGCGCAAGAGTGTCAGGGGGCGCCTCATGAAGTGTTGCTCGTGTTGGATGCGACAGTGGGGCAGAATGCCATTGCTCAAGCGAGGCAGTTCCATGAGGCGGTCGGGGTGACCGGAATCGCCCTGACGAAGCTGGATGGCACAGCGCGTGGCGGCATCGTGGTGGCCATTGCCGACACGTTCAAAATTCCGGTTCGGCTGATCGGAGTCGGAGAATCGGTCGAGGACCTGCAGGACTTTGATGCCAAGGCATTTGTCGACGCGTTGTTCTAG
- a CDS encoding phosphatase PAP2 family protein, with the protein MIESGDGSAAPVTVQPEPPPASPPISAVLLSVIALLGSFAALFYIDIPILWFLRSHNLSALQSLGDLGEKLGNGGTLVTISLVLLGIGYMAKRQPLTRVALDSLLAHGVVAILVNGLKHIIGRPRPRLTHSGGWQWWPSLDSGLDSFPSGHTSATVAVVTVLARALPRYRWVPFALAAWVGASRVWRGSHFPGDVVAGMVLGFVVGSIFNGPLRWWGRSCAQALVRIAPVVLLLTGLFWVLTHRIVDPLTDHILLASGIMLVVGGVALRMGGRRNPASDGDMTRVAAAEGLVGLGLGVVTGAPVIIGLAGLLCFARWNGRVAYTDACVAASPSSSGHVLYAGGVLAVVVVIQACKGLVPLQ; encoded by the coding sequence ATGATCGAATCAGGTGACGGGTCGGCTGCGCCGGTGACGGTGCAGCCTGAACCACCACCGGCCAGCCCACCGATCTCGGCGGTCCTGCTCTCGGTGATTGCCTTGCTTGGGTCGTTCGCGGCGCTGTTTTATATCGACATCCCCATCCTGTGGTTCCTTCGGTCGCACAATCTATCGGCGCTCCAATCGTTAGGTGATCTGGGCGAGAAGCTCGGCAATGGTGGCACGCTCGTGACCATCAGCCTCGTGCTCCTGGGGATTGGGTACATGGCGAAGCGCCAGCCCCTCACACGCGTGGCGCTGGATAGCCTCCTGGCGCATGGGGTGGTGGCAATACTGGTGAACGGGCTGAAGCACATCATCGGCCGTCCGAGACCCAGGCTGACACATTCGGGCGGGTGGCAATGGTGGCCATCGCTGGATTCCGGTTTGGATTCGTTTCCGTCCGGCCATACCTCCGCGACCGTGGCCGTGGTGACTGTGCTGGCAAGGGCGTTACCCCGGTATCGATGGGTGCCGTTTGCCCTGGCCGCGTGGGTCGGAGCCAGCCGGGTCTGGCGTGGCTCCCATTTTCCGGGTGACGTGGTGGCGGGGATGGTGTTGGGGTTTGTGGTGGGCTCGATTTTTAATGGTCCGCTGCGCTGGTGGGGACGATCTTGTGCGCAGGCGCTAGTTCGTATCGCCCCAGTGGTCCTGTTGCTCACGGGCCTATTTTGGGTGTTGACACATCGAATCGTGGATCCGCTGACGGATCACATCCTGCTTGCCTCCGGGATCATGCTGGTAGTCGGAGGTGTGGCGTTGCGAATGGGAGGACGTCGGAATCCGGCGAGCGACGGTGATATGACGAGAGTTGCAGCGGCAGAAGGTCTGGTCGGACTGGGGTTAGGTGTCGTGACCGGCGCACCGGTCATCATCGGCTTGGCCGGATTATTGTGTTTCGCACGATGGAATGGGAGAGTCGCCTATACGGACGCGTGCGTGGCGGCCTCGCCGTCCTCCTCAGGCCACGTCCTTTATGCGGGAGGAGTTCTTGCTGTGGTGGTCGTGATCCAGGCGTGTAAAGGGCTTGTGCCGTTGCAGTGA
- a CDS encoding M1 family aminopeptidase gives MTGLYRLIRLGLLTICFLPAPVLAESVLQHPTIEHHQLALELRPDSHQLVATDRVTVAGGVPGQELAFSLALTLVLERVEDLTHCQDPCESAPSIPFVRNSASGQAESQRIILKQPPANLAGGAIRLNFVYHGVIDDPPRDPRHLRFVTPSETAGHIGPEGVYLSSESQWYPDLDDSLATYDVHITLPEGWAAVTQGTAQADASRWMVSTKSEALTVVANRFVVKTRAWKAQSGQSIQLATYLFPDEAALADEYLDASARYLDAYIPLLGAYPFSQFAVVENFFSSGLGMPSFTLLGSGVIKRHYTQPYALGHEIVHSWIGNGVFNRVSQGNWVEGLTTYLSNYYYHELTGDKAQAREQRRLMLLGYSVYVRPHEGYPLKSFAQKRDEKDNAIGYQKSAMVFHALRQEVGDAVFWRALKRIPERYLGAVADWSDVERIFQEEAGRDLRWFFAQWVERAGVPELALSGLRAQSIPGASGHANVIEATVHIAQRDEPYRASVELEFVLSEGRTQRVRVPLSAAQQDLVVPLAEPPSAVRLDPDYHLFRRVARSEMAPMLNLYVTDGQRTVVLAQDAAGRPGPFGDILQRIAAQEAAKPGAARTAVLESREGNRPAPPGSLLLLGDPRENPVAAEALRSCGERVRLLEDGFSVAGKTYEGATMALLVSCRRDEYPGSVVTLLYGVTPQALGRVARLLFFYGWQSYVVFHEGAVVARGDWEDMMSAEVPIETR, from the coding sequence GTGACTGGTTTGTATCGCCTCATCCGTTTGGGTCTGCTCACAATTTGTTTCCTGCCTGCGCCTGTACTCGCTGAGTCAGTCCTCCAGCATCCGACGATTGAACATCATCAGCTGGCCCTTGAATTACGTCCTGATTCCCATCAACTGGTCGCCACAGATCGAGTGACCGTTGCGGGAGGAGTTCCCGGGCAGGAACTGGCATTTTCCCTTGCACTGACGCTCGTGTTGGAGCGGGTCGAGGATCTCACGCATTGTCAGGATCCCTGCGAGTCCGCCCCCTCGATTCCATTTGTAAGGAATAGCGCGTCAGGTCAGGCGGAGTCGCAGCGCATTATCCTGAAGCAGCCGCCTGCGAATCTGGCAGGGGGAGCGATACGGCTCAATTTTGTCTACCATGGGGTAATCGATGATCCGCCCCGAGATCCGCGCCACCTCCGGTTTGTTACGCCGAGTGAAACGGCCGGGCACATCGGTCCGGAGGGGGTGTATCTCAGCAGCGAGAGCCAGTGGTACCCGGACCTCGACGATTCGCTGGCCACCTATGATGTACACATCACGTTGCCTGAAGGGTGGGCCGCCGTCACGCAGGGCACGGCCCAGGCCGACGCCTCGAGATGGATGGTGTCGACGAAGAGTGAAGCGTTGACGGTGGTGGCCAACCGGTTTGTGGTCAAGACTCGCGCCTGGAAGGCGCAATCCGGGCAGTCGATTCAGTTGGCGACGTATCTCTTCCCGGATGAGGCCGCGCTGGCCGATGAGTACCTCGATGCATCGGCCAGATATCTCGACGCCTATATCCCGCTGCTGGGCGCCTACCCCTTTTCACAATTTGCCGTCGTCGAAAACTTTTTCTCGAGCGGATTGGGCATGCCGTCCTTCACGCTGCTGGGAAGCGGGGTCATCAAGCGGCACTATACGCAACCATATGCGTTGGGGCATGAGATCGTGCATTCCTGGATCGGCAATGGGGTCTTCAACCGGGTGAGCCAGGGCAACTGGGTGGAGGGGCTGACGACCTATCTGTCCAACTACTACTATCACGAGTTGACCGGCGACAAGGCGCAGGCTCGTGAGCAACGGCGGTTGATGTTGCTGGGTTATTCCGTCTACGTGCGTCCCCACGAAGGATACCCGCTCAAGAGCTTTGCGCAAAAGCGTGATGAGAAAGACAATGCCATCGGCTACCAGAAATCCGCCATGGTCTTTCATGCGCTCAGACAGGAAGTGGGCGATGCGGTATTTTGGCGGGCGCTAAAGCGCATTCCGGAACGGTATCTTGGAGCAGTGGCCGATTGGAGTGATGTGGAGCGGATCTTTCAGGAAGAGGCGGGCCGCGACCTGCGATGGTTTTTTGCCCAGTGGGTCGAGCGTGCCGGTGTACCGGAACTCGCCCTGTCCGGCCTTCGAGCGCAGAGTATCCCCGGCGCGTCCGGCCACGCGAACGTCATCGAGGCGACGGTCCATATCGCCCAGCGCGACGAGCCTTATCGAGCGTCAGTGGAGCTGGAGTTCGTGTTGAGTGAGGGGCGCACCCAGCGCGTACGCGTTCCATTGAGCGCCGCACAGCAGGACCTGGTCGTGCCCCTTGCGGAGCCGCCGTCGGCAGTCCGGTTGGATCCGGATTATCATCTGTTCCGGCGTGTGGCACGGAGCGAGATGGCTCCCATGCTGAATCTGTATGTGACGGATGGCCAGCGAACCGTTGTCTTGGCCCAAGACGCCGCGGGGAGGCCGGGCCCGTTCGGCGACATCCTCCAGCGTATCGCCGCGCAGGAAGCGGCGAAGCCTGGTGCCGCGCGCACGGCGGTGCTTGAATCACGTGAGGGTAACCGGCCTGCGCCGCCGGGATCGTTGCTGTTGCTGGGCGATCCGCGCGAGAATCCGGTGGCGGCAGAAGCCTTGCGTTCTTGCGGCGAACGAGTCCGTCTCCTCGAGGACGGATTTTCCGTGGCGGGTAAGACGTACGAAGGCGCCACCATGGCGTTGCTGGTCTCCTGTCGGCGTGATGAGTATCCCGGCAGTGTGGTAACCCTGCTGTATGGAGTGACGCCCCAGGCGCTCGGGCGTGTGGCTCGACTCTTGTTTTTTTACGGGTGGCAGAGTTATGTGGTTTTTCATGAAGGAGCCGTGGTTGCACGGGGAGATTGGGAGGATATGATGAGTGCAGAGGTGCCAATTGAAACACGTTAA
- a CDS encoding response regulator — protein MMSTLLVIDDDRLHCDLLQMALARHGYQVSIATSGREGVVLFRQLRPLVTLLDLRMPEMDGLAVLKEIRAQDPRAGVIILGGGATEQLENQARELHVTDFLRKGLSLDVLIGAVHRVAQQARRQASSEQSRAAEEMDQLPDEQILVVDDDVMARDLLVRFLSLRGYQVRAAQDGREALRLIGDSAPDLLILDLAMPEMNGVEVLRALAARDYAGRTIILGGHHNDSLLAEAWALGPQEVLDKPIDLERALMAIQLVMVCREC, from the coding sequence ATGATGAGCACGTTACTGGTGATCGACGATGATCGGTTGCACTGCGATCTATTGCAGATGGCACTCGCCCGTCACGGGTATCAGGTCAGTATTGCGACCAGCGGACGTGAAGGTGTCGTGTTGTTTCGACAGCTTCGTCCACTGGTGACGCTCCTTGATTTGCGCATGCCGGAAATGGATGGTTTGGCGGTGCTCAAGGAAATCCGAGCGCAGGACCCGCGCGCCGGGGTGATTATCCTCGGTGGTGGCGCGACGGAGCAGTTGGAGAATCAAGCGCGCGAGTTGCACGTCACGGATTTCCTGCGAAAAGGGTTGTCGCTGGATGTGCTCATCGGAGCCGTCCACCGTGTGGCGCAGCAGGCGAGGCGACAGGCCTCATCTGAGCAGTCCCGTGCCGCGGAAGAGATGGATCAGCTTCCTGATGAGCAGATCCTTGTGGTTGATGATGATGTGATGGCGCGCGACCTCCTGGTGCGGTTTCTCAGCCTTCGCGGCTACCAGGTTCGAGCCGCGCAGGATGGTCGCGAAGCGTTACGATTGATTGGCGACTCGGCACCGGATTTATTGATCCTGGATCTTGCTATGCCGGAGATGAACGGGGTCGAGGTCTTGCGGGCGCTTGCGGCGCGAGACTATGCCGGCCGGACGATCATTTTGGGCGGACATCACAATGACTCCTTATTGGCCGAGGCCTGGGCGTTGGGTCCGCAAGAGGTGCTGGATAAGCCCATTGATTTGGAGCGGGCGTTGATGGCTATCCAGCTTGTGATGGTCTGTCGAGAGTGTTAA
- a CDS encoding glycosyltransferase family 39 protein, whose product MNGQHPSSQTPAQADRSIQPLALVLLLALAAVLFFVGLGSLGLTDRDEGRNAEAGREMYETGNYISPTFNYEPRFAKPVFVYWLMSLSYHVFGVSEFAARFPSAIFGIGLILLQYLFLTRCRGPVVGLFGAAMLLLNLEIIGLSRMALTDSVLIFFTTLSLYGFWLGLYGEGRERHYLWLFYIGMALATLTKGPIGFLIPMLAVGLYLWLTRSWSHFWRQGFPIPGLVLFLLLALPWYLMMLNIHGQRYTTSAQGDTIGRFFGTMEGHGGTLLFYLPVFLLGFFPWSSLLPFAWYQAYRSWKDSKQSGALPPSQTSVLDVHPLPHALEWFTAAWILGGLVFFSLSSTRLPHYIGPLFPAAAILTASYWNRCVTNQTTPGLRAAIHTMTAVGCILALAFASLPPLYAKFAGKLVDEFPLAGQVTLGPGPYTVASIFLLGMGLIAYFGFSETRRPAVFWVAGGSLALVVLAATQLTFPLVNHFVIEPPQQLAEVAGVNLGPNDRLILYGQPRPSLVFYAKRKAIVVPKNEEANIKPYLTQPGRTMILLPAALRNRLPFETMDYPVLLERYGYILLANQSLIHVPEEAEQPPIRIPGH is encoded by the coding sequence ATGAACGGACAGCACCCGTCCTCGCAGACGCCGGCGCAGGCCGACCGATCGATCCAACCGTTGGCGCTCGTCCTGCTATTGGCTCTGGCGGCCGTGCTCTTCTTTGTTGGACTTGGTTCCCTCGGGCTGACCGATCGAGATGAGGGGCGGAACGCCGAGGCCGGCCGTGAAATGTACGAAACGGGCAATTACATCAGCCCCACATTCAATTACGAGCCGCGCTTCGCCAAACCGGTGTTTGTCTATTGGTTGATGAGCCTCTCCTATCACGTCTTCGGGGTGAGTGAATTCGCCGCGCGCTTCCCGTCGGCCATCTTCGGTATTGGGCTCATCCTGCTCCAATATCTCTTTCTGACGCGCTGCCGAGGACCGGTGGTGGGCCTCTTCGGCGCGGCCATGCTGTTACTGAACCTGGAAATCATCGGCCTCAGCCGGATGGCACTGACCGACAGCGTGTTGATCTTCTTCACGACCCTGTCGCTCTATGGATTCTGGCTGGGCTTATATGGGGAAGGCCGTGAACGCCACTACCTGTGGCTCTTCTACATCGGCATGGCGCTGGCAACCCTGACGAAAGGCCCGATCGGGTTTCTGATTCCCATGTTGGCCGTGGGATTGTACCTGTGGCTCACCCGTTCCTGGTCACACTTCTGGCGTCAGGGGTTTCCCATTCCCGGCCTCGTACTGTTTCTACTCCTGGCGTTGCCCTGGTACCTCATGATGCTGAATATTCATGGACAGCGGTATACGACCTCGGCGCAGGGCGACACAATCGGCCGGTTCTTCGGCACCATGGAAGGACACGGCGGCACGCTCCTCTTTTACCTCCCCGTGTTCCTGCTTGGATTTTTCCCCTGGAGCAGCCTGCTGCCCTTCGCCTGGTACCAGGCCTATCGCAGCTGGAAGGACTCGAAACAATCCGGCGCGCTGCCCCCGTCGCAGACCTCGGTGTTGGATGTCCATCCTTTGCCCCACGCGCTCGAATGGTTCACGGCCGCCTGGATTCTGGGAGGATTGGTGTTTTTCAGCCTGTCCTCAACCCGCTTGCCGCATTACATCGGTCCGCTGTTTCCCGCGGCGGCGATTTTGACGGCCTCCTACTGGAACCGCTGCGTGACCAACCAGACGACTCCGGGCCTGCGTGCCGCAATCCACACGATGACAGCCGTCGGCTGCATCTTGGCGCTGGCCTTTGCCTCGTTGCCGCCCCTCTACGCCAAATTCGCAGGGAAACTAGTCGATGAATTCCCCCTCGCAGGGCAAGTGACGCTTGGACCAGGCCCCTATACCGTTGCCTCGATCTTCCTGCTGGGAATGGGCCTGATTGCCTATTTTGGATTCAGCGAAACGAGGCGACCGGCCGTATTCTGGGTTGCCGGTGGATCACTGGCCCTCGTCGTACTCGCCGCCACACAGCTGACTTTTCCGCTGGTGAACCACTTTGTCATCGAACCGCCCCAACAATTGGCAGAAGTCGCAGGCGTCAATCTCGGGCCCAACGACCGGCTAATCCTCTACGGACAACCACGCCCCTCTTTGGTGTTTTACGCGAAGCGGAAAGCTATCGTGGTGCCGAAGAATGAAGAAGCGAACATCAAACCCTATCTGACTCAACCCGGACGCACCATGATCCTCTTACCGGCGGCGCTGAGAAATAGATTGCCGTTCGAAACGATGGACTACCCGGTTCTGCTCGAACGGTACGGCTACATCTTGCTGGCCAACCAATCGCTGATCCATGTGCCGGAAGAGGCGGAGCAGCCGCCGATTCGCATTCCAGGACATTGA
- a CDS encoding Ig domain-containing protein — MAVDDPDGTQPVTRLQWIVNGSPVLGATGFEFEADRVKRGDTVALEVVASDGQVESPPYRTDPVTVVNTPPLVSRVTIEADSPDKGNRVFAKVEAVDPDHDDIQYLYRWWRNDKQVKEGEDNVLDTAGFGRKDIVAVEVVARDQDALAAPARSVPIVLGNSPPQILSTPTALTSREQYEYVVQAKDPDGDSVSYGLETGPPGMTIDKVTGQLTWNVTAGVAGTHRVKVMAEDGQGGTAWQEFELSIPSTAQSPPASPSQG, encoded by the coding sequence GTGGCTGTTGACGACCCGGACGGTACCCAACCGGTAACACGACTTCAGTGGATCGTGAACGGAAGTCCGGTCCTGGGGGCGACGGGGTTTGAGTTCGAGGCCGATCGTGTGAAGCGAGGTGATACAGTTGCGCTTGAAGTGGTGGCCTCTGACGGCCAGGTAGAGAGTCCCCCCTATCGTACGGATCCGGTGACTGTGGTGAATACTCCGCCTCTCGTCTCGCGCGTCACGATTGAGGCGGATTCGCCTGACAAGGGAAATCGCGTCTTTGCCAAAGTTGAGGCGGTTGATCCAGACCATGACGACATCCAATACCTGTACCGTTGGTGGCGGAATGACAAGCAAGTGAAGGAAGGGGAGGACAACGTTCTTGATACTGCGGGTTTCGGCCGCAAAGACATTGTGGCAGTCGAGGTGGTTGCGCGAGATCAGGATGCACTCGCCGCTCCAGCTCGGTCGGTGCCGATTGTGCTGGGGAATTCCCCACCACAAATCCTGTCGACTCCCACCGCGTTAACGAGTCGAGAGCAATACGAATATGTCGTCCAGGCGAAGGATCCCGATGGAGATAGCGTCAGTTATGGGTTGGAGACTGGTCCTCCAGGGATGACGATCGATAAGGTGACGGGCCAACTGACGTGGAATGTTACAGCAGGTGTTGCAGGGACTCACCGGGTAAAGGTGATGGCGGAAGATGGTCAGGGCGGTACAGCCTGGCAGGAGTTTGAACTTTCGATTCCCTCCACGGCTCAGTCACCGCCGGCGTCTCCGTCCCAAGGCTAA
- a CDS encoding PhoH family protein, producing the protein MRKIKLREGTNTAALFGHHDRHLKLIEEEFGVRCSARGEEVTVEGTPETVKQAERVLNELASLTNEGYDLRSDDVTHALTALRHNQDASLKELLFSASPIVTRKRFIVPKTPTQKYYLDAIEKHDIVIGIGPAGTGKTYLAMAMAVSALMKKDVSRIILARPAVEAGEKLGYLPGDMYAKVNPYLRPLYDALFDMMDMERANRLIERGDIEIAPLAFMRGRTLNDSFVILDEAQNATAEQMKMFLTRLGFHSKAVVTGDITQIDLPSDRVSGLIEVRDILQDIAGIEFVYFDERDVVRHRLVQEIIKAYDRHTAGPAHPAQQRKGEAQTKGHRVDSKPTRPASPSAGSWGQSH; encoded by the coding sequence GTGCGCAAGATCAAACTACGGGAAGGCACGAATACCGCAGCCCTCTTTGGGCACCACGATCGACACCTCAAGTTGATTGAGGAAGAGTTTGGGGTGCGATGCTCGGCGCGGGGTGAAGAAGTGACGGTGGAGGGGACGCCCGAGACCGTCAAGCAGGCCGAGCGGGTGCTCAATGAACTCGCCTCGTTGACTAATGAAGGTTACGATCTCCGGTCAGACGACGTCACACACGCGCTGACCGCCCTCCGTCACAATCAAGACGCTTCCCTCAAAGAACTGCTCTTCAGCGCTTCCCCCATCGTGACACGGAAGCGGTTCATCGTTCCGAAGACTCCAACTCAGAAATACTATCTGGACGCGATCGAAAAGCACGACATCGTGATCGGTATCGGTCCTGCAGGCACGGGCAAGACCTACTTGGCCATGGCTATGGCGGTCAGTGCGCTGATGAAGAAAGATGTAAGCCGCATCATCCTCGCGCGGCCCGCCGTCGAAGCCGGCGAGAAGCTCGGGTATTTGCCGGGCGATATGTATGCCAAGGTCAATCCGTACCTTCGGCCACTCTATGACGCGCTGTTCGACATGATGGATATGGAGCGGGCCAATCGCTTGATCGAGCGAGGGGACATCGAAATCGCGCCCCTGGCTTTCATGCGTGGCCGCACACTGAACGATTCATTTGTGATCTTGGACGAAGCGCAAAACGCGACCGCCGAACAAATGAAGATGTTCCTCACACGGCTGGGATTTCATTCGAAGGCCGTCGTGACGGGGGACATTACGCAGATCGACCTGCCGTCCGATCGGGTGTCGGGTCTCATCGAGGTGCGCGATATTCTTCAGGACATTGCCGGGATCGAGTTTGTCTACTTCGATGAGCGAGACGTTGTGCGGCATCGCCTCGTCCAGGAGATCATCAAAGCTTACGATCGCCACACGGCTGGTCCTGCGCATCCGGCTCAGCAACGAAAAGGCGAGGCTCAGACCAAGGGCCATCGCGTGGACTCTAAGCCCACTCGTCCCGCGTCTCCTTCCGCAGGTTCCTGGGGCCAGTCGCATTAA
- a CDS encoding glycosyltransferase family 2 protein, whose translation MTVTRPWASVVIPIKDERDNLVPLTEQLVKVLDGREESRSAPFELIFINDGSSDGSADILDGLAAQYRTVKVFHFDRNYGQSAAFDAGFKQSTGELVMTIDGDLQNDPADIATLLPHIKTFDLVCGWRKDRHDNLTRKISSRIANNVRSAVTGDRVHDTGCSLKLFRRPVVEKMQLFEGMHRFFPALALMHGFTVTEVPVRHYPRTRGTSKYGVGNRLFKGLYDLVAVRWMQHRCLRYQYRTAPTTSSPSVSAPTRL comes from the coding sequence ATGACTGTGACCCGCCCATGGGCCTCCGTAGTCATCCCCATCAAGGATGAGCGCGACAATCTGGTACCCCTGACTGAGCAACTTGTGAAAGTCCTGGACGGCCGGGAGGAGTCGCGATCGGCTCCGTTCGAATTGATCTTCATTAACGACGGCAGCTCGGACGGCAGTGCGGACATCCTCGACGGACTGGCCGCTCAATACCGCACCGTGAAGGTCTTTCACTTTGATCGGAACTACGGGCAATCGGCGGCGTTCGATGCCGGGTTTAAGCAATCGACTGGGGAATTGGTCATGACCATCGACGGCGATCTGCAAAACGATCCAGCGGATATCGCCACGTTGCTCCCGCACATCAAGACCTTCGACCTCGTCTGCGGCTGGCGAAAAGACCGCCACGACAACCTCACGCGCAAGATTTCCTCCCGCATTGCCAACAACGTCCGCAGCGCGGTTACCGGTGATCGGGTGCACGACACCGGCTGTTCGCTCAAGCTATTCCGCCGCCCGGTGGTGGAAAAAATGCAGCTCTTCGAGGGCATGCACCGCTTCTTTCCAGCCCTCGCCTTGATGCACGGGTTCACCGTCACCGAAGTGCCGGTGCGCCACTATCCACGCACCCGGGGCACGTCGAAGTATGGCGTGGGCAACCGCCTCTTCAAAGGCCTGTACGATCTGGTGGCTGTGCGATGGATGCAGCACCGGTGCCTGCGCTACCAATACCGTACCGCTCCGACGACATCATCGCCTTCGGTCTCGGCCCCCACACGACTATGA